A window from Salvia miltiorrhiza cultivar Shanhuang (shh) chromosome 2, IMPLAD_Smil_shh, whole genome shotgun sequence encodes these proteins:
- the LOC131010740 gene encoding uncharacterized protein LOC131010740, whose protein sequence is MKRADILNDFPFIFTREAIQIQGTRCSFSKRHGIHLSGMWICECSCVGVSASNFELLRLNSNSNLPSEALAALLLHWPLTIFRAIQLATLESLLPEFSNELRIHYLGPERELLQLAVFGELQALFPGVNVYIDLFAPAIPQVRDGEKIDLYTYSQCNNMDCGCRSSAVSYRERIDTCHSSAITLRLHAGFYHHCCRELQQDCFPHIIIAANAGVAAYISWLPTI, encoded by the coding sequence ATGAAGCGCGCTGACATCTTGAATGATTTCCCTTTCATATTCACGCGAGAAGCTATCCAAATCCAGGGTACAAGGTGTTCATTTTCAAAAAGGCACGGCATCCACCTTTCAGGAATGTGGATTTGTGAATGCAGCTGCGTAGGAGTCTCAGCTTCTAATTTCGAACTTTTGAGGTTGAACAGTAATTCGAATCTTCCAAGTGAGGCTTTGGCTGCTTTGCTTCTTCATTGGCCCTTAACAATATTTCGGGCCATTCAGCTTGCAACTCTTGAAAGCTTGCTTCCTGAATTCTCTAACGAACTGCGAATACATTATCTAGGACCAGAAAGAGAACTTCTTCAACTGGCAGTCTTTGGGGAACTGCAAGCACTCTTCCCCGGAGTAAATGTGTACATAGATCTTTTTGCACCTGCAATTCCACAAGTGAGGGATGGTGAAAAGATTGATCTGTATACTTATTCTCAGTGTAACAACATGGACTGTGGGTGCCGGAGTTCAGCTGTTAGTTACCGAGAAAGAATAGATACTTGCCACTCTTCTGCAATCACGTTACGGCTTCATGCAGGTTTTTATCATCACTGTTGCAGAGAATTACAGCAGGATTGTTTTCCTCATATTATCATAGCCGCAAACGCTGGTGTTGCTGCCTACATCAGCTGGTTACCTACTATTTAA
- the LOC131010739 gene encoding protein FAR1-RELATED SEQUENCE 5-like codes for MDSGCTSSRRLDFEDVNGRHDDHVSDMVEDGNENQLDNITSSRIEEDKPKIGMCFDTEEDAYGFYLNYSKHVGFSIRRSRSHKDKSGSLIDRVFCCSAEGKRTNDKRDIYVSNARPETRFGCQAKLKVSSRVNGKFCVVQFVEDHNHYLSSPHKTHLHRSHRKITSSAAMQIQMANDVGITPKASHDLMVRQVGGRENLGFIPQDYKNYLRSKRTRETRIGDTGGVLEYLQKMQFSDPNFFYAIQVDEDDLITNIFWSDAKMRTDYSNFGDVICFDTTYKKNNEGRPIALFVGVNHHKQTVIFGAALLYDETSSTFEWLFDTFTRAMREKKPKTILTDQDAAMAKALTYIWPETHHRLCLWHIFQNAAIHLSGIFSKFKDFSKDFGACVYDFEEEDEFIAAWDEMLKKYSLEDNDWLRRMFNLKEKWALVYGRQTFCADMTTTQRSESMNSVVKRYVNYKHKFLDFFNHFERLLEDRRYEEVKADFRANTSLPCLSYPVEILKHAVSIYTPEVYKIFEQEWYKSHDSSLECFENGELLAKYRITPHRKSHHHIVTIDLSSEKINCSCRKFEFAGILCSHSLKVFGMHNIKKIPNEYILKRWTRKAKIGFSGDANINVSEMDPKLLQNIRYKELCGLYVQLVTKASENEDTYRIVKDGILKMFDMVDGDGELEQRTNCRNLSLNADELQITLGAKGIKSKNKTTSSKRLKSGLEKSKGKRKASRKKGQPLTNSTTSPPLLSTNLEGVEENLTTISSVSDIPYQRFNTIEEFGTSSNQQNFGGMPFSMNMTNLLLAQQPLNFDYLGANNLQERNSLNKEAYLGDVNQGERYESPASDHRVSHSTLEELNPENVSHLR; via the exons ATGGATAGTGGATGTACATCTTCTCGTCGTTTGGATTTTGAAGATGTTAATGGAAGACATGATGATCATGTTAGTGATATGGTTGAGGACGGTAATGAAAATCAACTGGACAATATTACAAGCTCAAGAATTGAGGAAGATAAGCCGAAGATTGGTATGTGCTTTGACACTGAAGAGGATGCTTATGGGTTTTATTTAAACTATTCGAAGCACGTGGGTTTTAGTATCAGAAGAAGCAGAAGCCACAAGGACAAATCTGGTTCATTAATTGACAGGGTTTTTTGTTGTAGTGCTGAAGGAAAAAGGACAAATGATAAGCGTGATATATATGTCAGCAACGCTCGCCCGGAAACAAGATTTGGTTGTCAAGCTAAATTGAAAGTTAGTAGCCGAGTAAATGGAAAGTTTTGTGTGGTTCAATTTGTTGAAGATCATAATCATTATCTTTCAAGTCCGCACAAAACACACTTACATAGAAGTCACAGAAAGATAACGTCTTCTGCAGCAATGCAAATTCAAATGGCGAATGATGTGGGCATCACACCTAAAGCATCTCATGATCTTATGGTGAGACAAGTAGGAGGGAGGGAGAATTTAGGTTTCATTCCTCAGGATTATAAGAATTATTTGAGATCTAAAAGAACGAGAGAGACCAGGATAGGGGATACAGGAGGAGTATTAGAATATTTGCAAAAGATGCAATTTAGTGATCCAAATTTTTTCTATGCGATTCAAGTTGATGAAGATGACTTGATAACCAATATTTTTTGGTCTGATGCGAAGATGAGAACAGATTACTCAAATTTCGGTGATGTGATATGCTTTGATACAACTTATAAGAAGAACAATGAAGGTCGTCCTATTGCACTATTTGTAGGCGTGAATCATCACAAGCAGACTGTGATCTTTGGTGCTGCATTGCTATATGATGAAACTTCTTCAACATTTGAATGGTTGTTTGATACATTTACTAGAGCTATGCGTGAGAAGAAACCGAAAACTATTCTTACGGATCAAGATGCAGCAATGGCTAAGGCATTAACTTATATATGGCCTGAAACTCATCATCGTTTGTGTCTTTGGCACATTTTTCAAAATGCTGCAATCCATTTAAGTGgtattttttctaaattcaaGGATTTTTCTAAAGACTTTGGGGCATGTGTGTAtgattttgaagaagaagatgagttTATTGCAGCATGGGATGAGATGTTGAAGAAGTATTCACTTGAAGATAATGATTGGTTGAGGCGTATGTTTAATCTAAAGGAGAAATGGGCCTTAGTATATGGACGTCAAACCTTTTGTGCTGATATGACTACCACCCAAAGAAGTGAGAGCATGAACAGTGTTGTGAAGAGGTATGTCAATTACAAGCACAAGTTTTTAGACTTTTTTAATCATTTCGAAAGGCTGCTTGAAGATCGTCGGTATGAAGAAGTAAAAGCTGATTTTAGAGCAAACACAAGCCTTCCATGTTTGTCGTATCCAGTCGAGATTTTGAAGCATGCGGTTAGTATTTATACCCCAGAggtatataaaatatttgagcAGGAGTGGTATAAATCTCATGATTCCAGCTTGGAATGTTTCGAAAATGGAGAATTACTAGCAAAGTATAGAATTACTCCTCACAGGAAGAGCCATCACCATATAGTTACAATTGATTTATCAAGTGAAAAAATTAATTGTAGCTGCAGAAAATTTGAGTTTGCTGGAATTTTATGTTCTCATAGTTTGAAAGTATTCGGGATGCACAATATTAAGAAAATCCCAAATGAATACATCCTGAAAAGATGGACGCGAAAAGCGAAAATTGGATTTTCTGGAGATGCAAATATCAATGTGTCGGAGATGGATCCCAAATTACTTCAGAATATACGATACAAAGAGTTGTGTGGGTTGTATGTTCAGTTGGTTACAAAAGCATCAGAGAACGAAGATACTTATAGAATTGTTAAAGATGGTATCTTGAAGATGTTTGATATGGTTGATGGAGATGGAGAGTTAGAGCAAAGAACAAATTGCAGAAATTTATCGTTAAATGCGGACGAGTTGCAAATCACTCTTGGAGCCAAAGGTATAAAGTCTAAGAATAAGACCACTTCAAGCAAGAGGCTTAAAAGTGGCTTAGAAAAAAGTAAGGGAAAAAGGAAAGCAAGTAGGAAAAAAGGTCAACCTTTAACCAACAGCACAACTTCACCCCCGTTATTATCTACCAATCTCGAG GGCGTTGAAGAAAATTTGACCACTATTTCCAGTGTTTCTGATATAccttatcaaaggttcaacacAATTGAG GAGTTTGGTACAAGTTCAAATCAACAAAATTTTGGTGGAATGCCTTTTTCAATGAACATGACTAATCTTCTATTG GCTCAACAACCACTCAACTTCGATTATTTGGGAGCAAATAACTTACAAGAAAGGAATAGTTTAAATAAAGAAGCCTATCTTGGTGATGTTAATCAAGGTGAGAGATATGAGTCCCCAGCATCAGATCATCGAGTGTCACATTCGACGCTTGAGGAGCTAAATCCAGAAAACGTGAGCCACTTGAGATGA
- the LOC131010741 gene encoding uncharacterized protein LOC131010741 isoform X1 gives MRGFGFLCLFMLIGTAAFVYHGYSSKGRFSSNPAGFMYHGYSSAGSLISNPGMVSTASNAMTLVLKSRRLKENRYPPTPHRDEAHINLEDYRPIDPVPNSKASIRPGPIQHGTPLMPYIPNPSPTPGKPQHGG, from the exons ATGAGGGGTTTTGGATTCTTGTGTTTGTTCATGTTGATTGGGACAGCTGCTTTCGTTTACCACGGCTATTCTAGTAAAGGAAGATTCAGCTCAAATCCAG CTGGTTTCATGTACCATGGTTATTCTAGTGCAGGAAGCTTAATCTCAAATCCAG GTATGGTTTCAACAGCGAGCAATGCTATGACATTGGTACTGAAAAGCAGGAGGCTTAAG GAGAATAGGTATCCTCCTACACCACACAGAGACGAAGCTCATATTAATTTGGAAGATTACCGGCCCATCGATCCAGTTCCAAATTCGAAGGCTTCAATAAGACCTGGACCCATCCAGCACGGTACTCCTCTAATGCCTTATATCCCCAATCCTTCACCTACTCCAGGTAAACCACAGCACGGTGGCTAA
- the LOC131010741 gene encoding uncharacterized protein LOC131010741 isoform X2 encodes MRGFGFLCLFMLIGTAAFVYHGYSSKGRFSSNPAGFMYHGYSSAGSLISNPASNAMTLVLKSRRLKENRYPPTPHRDEAHINLEDYRPIDPVPNSKASIRPGPIQHGTPLMPYIPNPSPTPGKPQHGG; translated from the exons ATGAGGGGTTTTGGATTCTTGTGTTTGTTCATGTTGATTGGGACAGCTGCTTTCGTTTACCACGGCTATTCTAGTAAAGGAAGATTCAGCTCAAATCCAG CTGGTTTCATGTACCATGGTTATTCTAGTGCAGGAAGCTTAATCTCAAATCCAG CGAGCAATGCTATGACATTGGTACTGAAAAGCAGGAGGCTTAAG GAGAATAGGTATCCTCCTACACCACACAGAGACGAAGCTCATATTAATTTGGAAGATTACCGGCCCATCGATCCAGTTCCAAATTCGAAGGCTTCAATAAGACCTGGACCCATCCAGCACGGTACTCCTCTAATGCCTTATATCCCCAATCCTTCACCTACTCCAGGTAAACCACAGCACGGTGGCTAA
- the LOC131010741 gene encoding uncharacterized protein LOC131010741 isoform X3 — protein sequence MRGFGFLCLFMLIGTAAFVYHGYSSKGRFSSNPGMVSTASNAMTLVLKSRRLKENRYPPTPHRDEAHINLEDYRPIDPVPNSKASIRPGPIQHGTPLMPYIPNPSPTPGKPQHGG from the exons ATGAGGGGTTTTGGATTCTTGTGTTTGTTCATGTTGATTGGGACAGCTGCTTTCGTTTACCACGGCTATTCTAGTAAAGGAAGATTCAGCTCAAATCCAG GTATGGTTTCAACAGCGAGCAATGCTATGACATTGGTACTGAAAAGCAGGAGGCTTAAG GAGAATAGGTATCCTCCTACACCACACAGAGACGAAGCTCATATTAATTTGGAAGATTACCGGCCCATCGATCCAGTTCCAAATTCGAAGGCTTCAATAAGACCTGGACCCATCCAGCACGGTACTCCTCTAATGCCTTATATCCCCAATCCTTCACCTACTCCAGGTAAACCACAGCACGGTGGCTAA
- the LOC131010743 gene encoding casein kinase II subunit alpha-2-like gives MSQARVYTDVNVHRPREYWDYESLTVQWGDQDDYEVVRKVGRGKYSEVFEGINVANNEKCIIKILKPVKKKKIKREIKILQNLCGGPNIVKLLDIVRDQHSKTPSLVFEYVNSTDFKVLYPTLTDYDIRYYIYELLKALDYCHSQGIMHRDVKPHNVMIDHELRKLRLIDWGLAEFYHPGKEYNVRVASRYFKGPELLVDLQDYDYSLDMWSLGCMFAGMIFRKEPFFYGHDNQDQLVKIAKVLGTDELNAYLNQYHLELDPQLDALVGRHSRKPWSRFVNSDNQHLISPEAIDFLDKLLRYDHQDRLTAKEAMAHPYFNQVRAAETSRTRMQLQ, from the exons ATGTCGCAAGCTCGAGTGTACACTGACGTCAACGTTCATCGGCCTCGGGAGTACTGGGATTACGAGTCTCTCACCGTTCAATGGGG AGATCAAGATGATTATGAAGTTGTTCGAAAAGTAGGAAGGGGAAAATACAGTGAGGTCTTCGAAGGTATAAATGTCGCAAATAATGAAAAGTGCATCATCAAAATTCTCAAACCAGTCAAGAAGAAGAAG ATAAAGAGGGAGATTAAGATACTTCAAAATCTTTGTGGAGGTCCAAATATTGTGAAGCTGCTAGATATAGTTAGAGATCAGCATTCAAAGACGCCTAGCTTGGTGTTTGAATACGTGAACAGCACCGACTTTAAAGTCTTGTACCCAACATTAACTGATTATGATATACGCTACTACATTTACGAGCTTCTGAAG GCACTCGATTATTGCCATTCACAAGGGATAATGCATAGAGACGTGAAACCTCATAATGTGATGATTGATCATGAGTTGCGGAAACTTCGGCTGATTGATTGGGGGCTTGCTGAATTCTATCACCCTGGCAAAGAATACAATGTCAGAGTGGCTTCAAG ATACTTTAAGGGGCCTGAACTACTTGTGGACTTGCAAGACTATGACTACTCTCTAGATATGTGGAGTCTTGGATGTATGTTTGCTGGGATG ATTTTTCGTAAAGAACCTTTCTTTTATGGACATGATAATCAAGATCAGCTTGTCAAAATTGCCAAG GTCCTTGGTACAGATGAGCTGAATGCATATTTGAACCAGTACCATCTTGAGCTGGATCCTCAACTTGATGCTCTTGTTGGAAG GCACAGTAGGAAACCCTGGTCGAGGTTTGTTAATTCAGACAATCAACATCTCATCTCACCAGAG GCTATTGATTTTCTGGATAAGCTTCTCCGCTATGATCATCAAGACAGACTTACAGCCAAAGAAGCCATG GCTCATCCATACTTCAACCAAGTGCGGGCTGCTGAAACTAGCAGGACGCGGATGCAGTTGCAGTAG
- the LOC131010744 gene encoding uncharacterized protein At2g23090-like, producing MGGGNGQKAKMARERNMEKLKGQKGSQLETNKKAMTIQCKVCMQTFICTTSEVKCREHAEAKHPKADVYTCFPHLKK from the exons ATGGGTGGAGGCAATGGGCAGAAGGCAAAGATGGCTAGAGAGAGAAACATGGAGAAGCTCAAAGGCCAGAAAG GAAGTCAGCTTGAAACCAACAAGAAGGCTATGACCATCCag TGCAAGGTTTGTATGCAAACTTTCATTTGCACTACTTCGGAGGTGAAATGCAGAGAACATGCAGAAGCAAAACATCCGAAGGCTGATGTCTACACTTGTTTCCCCCACCTGAAGAAGTGA